The Vibrio cyclitrophicus sequence CTGTTGAAGATGGTTTCGGTGAGACTCAACTTTCTCGTGAGAAAGCTAAGCGTCACGAAGCTTGGATCGTACTTGAGAAAGCTTGTGAAGAAGCTGAAACTGTTGTTGGTATCATCAACGGTAAAGTTAAAGGCGGTTTCACTGTTGAACTTAACGGTATCCGTGCTTTCCTTCCAGGTTCTCTAGTAGACGTACGTCCTATCCGTGACACTGCTCACCTAGAAAACAAAGAGCTAGAGTTCAAAGTAATCAAGCTAGACCAGAAGCGTAACAACGTTGTTGTTTCTCGTCGTGCTGTTATCGAATCTGAAAACAGTGTTGAGCGTGACGAACTTCTTGAAACTCTACAAGAAGGTACTGAAGTTAAAGGTATCGTTAAGAACCTTACTGACTACGGTGCATTCGTTGACCTTGGCGGTGTTGACGGTCTTCTACATATCACAGATATGGCTTGGAAGCGCGTTAAGCACCCATCAGAGATCGTTAACGTTGGTGACGAAATCCTAGTTAAAGTTCTTAAGTTCGATCGTGAGCGCACTCGTGTTTCACTAGGTCTTAAGCAACTAGGCGAAGATCCATGGGTAGCAATCGCTAAGCGTTACCCAGAAGGTCACAAGCTTTCTGGTCGTGTTACAAACCTAACTGACTACGGCTGCTTCGTTGAAATCGAAGAAGGCGTTGAAGGTCTAGTACACGTTTCTGAAATGGATTGGACTAACAAGAACATCCACCCTTCTAAAGTTGTTAATGTTGGCGACGAAGTTGAGGTTATGGTTCTTGATATCGACGAAGAACGTCGTCGTATCTCTCTAGGTCTGAAACAGTGTAAAGCTAACCCATGGCAGTCATTTGCAGAAATGCAAGCTAAGGGCGACAAAGTTACTGGTAAGATCAAGTCTATCACTGACTTTGGTATCTTCATCGGTCTAGAAGGCGGTATCGACGGTCTTGTACACCTATCTGACATTTCTTGGAACGCTGCCGGCGAAGAAGCTGTACGTGAATACAAGAAAGGCGACGAAATCTCTGCTGTTGTTCTAGCAGTAGATGCAGAGCGTGAGCGTATTTCTCTTGGCGTTAAGCAAATGGAAAACGACCCGTTCAACGCATACGTTGCTGACAACAAGAAAGGTGTTCTTGTAAACGGTACTGTTACTGCAGTTGATGCGAAAGGCGCTACTATCGAGCTAATCGAAGGCGTTGAAGGTTACATCCGCGCTTCTGAAGTTTCTCGCGACCGTATCGAAGATGCATCTCTAATCCTAAGCGTTGGCGACAGCGTTGAAGCGAAGTTCACTGGTGTAGACCGTAAGAACCGCGTAATCAACCTATCTATCAAAGCTAAAGATGAAGCTGATGAGCAAGAAGCAATGGCTTCACTGAACAAGTCTGAAGAAGGCGCGTTCGGTAACGCAATGGCAGACGCATTCAAAGCTGCTAAAGGCGAATAATAGCTTCTCATTAAGAGAATTATAGCTATCTAGCCAAGAAAGGAGCCGTAAGGCTCCTTTTTTTTTGCTTATTTTTCCGATAGGTCTATAATTTCTAAAAAGAAAACCAACGAGGGTAACTATGACTAAGTCTGAATTGATTGAAAGACTATGCGCTGAGCAAACGCATCTTTCTGCAAAAGAAATTGAAGACGCTGTAAAAGACATTTTAGAGCATATGGCTTCAACACTAGAAAGTGGTGATCGAATCGAAATTCGCGGTTTTGGCAGCTTTTCTCTGCATTATCGTGAGCCTCGTGTTGGACGTAACCCAAAGACTGGTGACAAGGTTGAGTTAGAAGGTAAATACGTTCCTCACTTCAAACCAGGTAAAGAGTTACGTGAACGAGTAAACTCAGGAATGTAGCCTACTTATCGGAATTAAGAAAAGCGGCATACTATAATGTATGCCGCTTTTTTATGACCATAATATGGTGGTCTGATTAGTAATTTTCCTGCATAATCGTACAGCTAACCAACCAATGAGTGATGAACTATGAAAATTATAAAAATAGTCGCCGTTATCGCACTTTTCCTAATTGCACTGGCTTTAGGCTCTCAAAACCAAACAACTGTGAATTTCAACTATCTGCTTGCACAAGGTGACTTCCACCTATCAAGTTTATTAGGGGTTGTATTCGTTTCAGGCTTTGGCCTTGCTTGGTTAGTCTTTGGTAACATGCACATGCGGTCTCAGCTAAAAATTCATCGCTTGAAGAAGCAACTCAATAAGCAATCAAAGCAGGTCGCTGCTGATACTAAAGCTTAAAGGCTATATTTGATGTTAGAGTTACTGTTCTTACTTTTGCCTATCGCAGCCGCTTATGGTTGGTATATGGGTAATCGTAACGCTCAGCAAGAAAAACAAAAACAATCACACCAGATCTCCCGTCAATACGTGACGGGTTTGAACCTATTACTGTCAGACCAATCTGACAAAGCGGTTGATCACTTCATAGAGCTACTTCAAGTAGACAATGAAACCATCGATACTCACTTGGCTTTGGGCAACTTGTTCCGCTCAAGAGGCGAAGTCGACCGCGCTATTCGCATTCACCAAAATCTTATCTCTCGTTCAGGATTAACGCTCGATCAGAAAAACCTCGCACTGCAACAATTAGCTAAAGACTATATGGTCTCTGGCTTTCTTGACCGTGCCGAAAAAATCTTTGAACAGCTTGTAGAAGAACCTGACCATAAAGAGGGTGCTCTGCAACAGTTGGTTGCTATTTATCAGCAAACACGTGAGTGGAACAAAGCTATCCATTACGGAAATATTTTAGTCAAACTCGGTAAGAAGAAAATGAAGATGCGTGCCACAGTCGCGCATTTCTGGTGTGAGCTTGCGATGCAAGAGCAAGCCGATGGCAATCGCTCTAAAGCGCTTCAGCATTTTAAAAAGGCACTTTCTGAAGACCCCAAATGTGTCCGTGCTAGTATTGCTTTAGGCAAGTTTCATTTAGCGAACGAAGATTACCAAAAGACCATCGATTGTCTTGAATCGGTACTCGAGCAAGATATCGACTTCATTAGTGAGGTGTTGCCAACCCTTGCTGAGTGTTACCACAAGCTTGGACAAGAAGCTCAACTGGTCGAATTCCTTAAAGCGTGTATCCAGAAGAAAGCCGGTGTCTCTGCGGAACTGATGCTGGCACAATTGGTTGCTCACCATGAAGATGTAGGCTCAGCTCAAGAGCTACTGACAAAACAGCTTGTTAAAAACCCAACCATGAAAGGTTTTTATCGATTAATCGATTATCACCTAGCAGAAGCAGAAGAAGGTCGAGCGAAAGATAGCTTAACCACGCTTCAATCCATGGTTGGTGAGCAGCTTAAGGTTAAGCCTCATTACCGTTGCCGTCAGTGTGGTTTCTCAACACACTCAATGTATTGGCACTGCCCTTCATGTAAAGGGTGGGGGACGATCAAGCCTATTCGTGGGCTTGATGGTGAATAGATTTGTGGTCATTTTAAGACCAAATTTTTAATTGCAGCTTTCGGGCTGCATTTTTATGACTGTTATTTATCACCCGCTATGTGTAGGTGAGTAAATATTTTGTAGAAAGTTAACTGCGTTAGGAGATGAAATGAACGACCAAAAAATCATTGTAGCCTTGGATTATGACAACCAAGCGGATGCGTTAGCCTTTGTTGATCGTATTGACCCAGCATCTTGCCGCTTAAAAGTCGGCAAAGAGATGTTTACCTTGTTTGGCCCTGAATTTGTTCGTGAATTGCATAAACGTGGTTTTTCAGTCTTCTTAGACCTAAAGTTCCACGATATCCCGAACACATGCTCAAAAGCCGTTCGTGCCGCCGCTGAATTAGGCGTATGGATGGTTAATGTACACGCCAGTGGCGGCGAACGTATGATGACCGCTTCGCGTGAGATCTTAGAACCATATGGTAAAGATCGTCCATTGCTAATCGGGGTGACGGTACTAACCAGCATGGAGCAATCTGATTTGGCGGGTATTGGTTTGGATCTTGAACCACAACAACAAGTTATGCGTTTGGCTTCTCTGACGAAAAACTCAGGTTTAGACGGTGTGGTATGTTCTGCACAAGAGGCTTCTTTGTTGAAAGGTGCACTTGGTCAGGAGTTCAAACTAGTGACTCCGGGTATTCGCCCTGTGGGCGCTGATGTTGGTGACCAGAAGCGTATCATGACGCCTTCTAAAGCGATTGAATCAGGTTCTGACTACCTAGTTATCGGTCGTCCAATTACTCAAGCTATAGACCCTGCTGCGGTTCTTGCTGAGATTAACGGTACTCTAGCTTAAGTTTCTCTTATAGCTAGCGATACGAATAAAGAAGGTCAGCAAATTGCTGGCCTTCTTGTTTGTTTTCGAGAAACAGAATTCGTTTGGACTAGACTGGCTTAATTTAAACTGGCGCACCACTATGGAATTTAAAGTCGCTGTCTTCTGAAGTAATAAGGTCAGCTTCTACTTGAGCAAAGTGTGCGATACGTTCAGAGATATCTTTCCCTGCGATTTGCTCTGCTAGCTCAAGGTAATCTTGATAGTGACGCGCTTCTGAGCGAAGTAGAGACACGTAAAACTTCTCCATGTCTTCTTCTAAGAAAGGAGCCAATTTAGCGAAGCGTTCACAAGAACGAGCCTCAATAAAGGCGCCGATGATCAGTTTGTCGACCAGAGCATCAGGCTCGTATGTCTTTACTTGTTTGATCAATCCTTTCGCGTAACGACCGGCTTCGATCGGTTGGTAAGTCACGCCTTTCTTCTCCATTAATTCCATTACTTGATAGAAGTGGTGGAGTTCCTCTTTAATCAACAGCACCATCTTATCGATAAGGTCAGCGCCGTAATTACAGCCTTCTTTTGCTGTGATCTGTTTTGAAACGTTGCTCTTGCCACGAAGTGACTCTAAATCACCAATGCGACGGTAAGCAAATTGCTCGTATGGCAAGATCCATTCGTTTAATTGCTTGGCACTTTCTTTATCTACCGCGTATTTACGGATAAGGAATAAAGCGCTTTGAGCAGCCTTGAGTTCACACAACATGTGGTCGCGCAAAATGATGTGGAGGTTTTCTGGCTTTTTGGCTTCATCGATCCATGAATCTGGCGTTTCGGCTTTAAGAAAGGAATGAATTGGAGCTAATAGTTCTTGATACATGGTCGGGGCAACTTTGTTGATAATGCGGGATTTTATCACAGCTCACTAGATCTCCCTATACGGAGAAAGGAAATTAACTAGGTACAAAAAAGGCCGCCTATTTAAGTAAATAAGGCGGCCTTTTCTTTTTTGGGTTAGACGATTACCATTTCTTCTTCTGACCGAAAAGGGCGTCCATATCGTCTTCTCGCTCTTTAGATTCCATCTGCTGTAAATCTTGAGCGTTTTTGTCTTGGCGTTTCTGATCAAGCTCGTTGAGCATCTGTTGAAGCTTTTCTTTGGCTTGATTAGAGTACGAATCGTTCTTAGTCGCTAAAGCATCAATACCTTTGCGTAATAGCTGAATTGCTGTTCCCGGTTGTCCGCGAGAAATCGAATCGTTTGCACGTTTGATGACATTTTCAATGTTGATGCGAATTTGAATTGTCTCTAGACGAGCATTCTCAACAACATAAGCTTGGGTCTCAAAGCGGCCTTTATTGTGCTCGTTGCGCACCGTATCACGCAGGCGCTTAACTAACTTAAGCATCATGATCGCTTGCTTGTCACTACTTGGCACGCGGAAAGCCGTGCTCTCGCCACCTTTGTAGTTCTCTTTAAGCTGAGTGATTTGCTGTTTTACACTTTCAATGCGTTGGGCAAGTTGCTTATTTTTTGGATCGAGTTGATACATATTTTCTAATGCATCAAGAATTCGATTGTTTAAGCATACAAGGAGATCTTGGCTAAACGGCATGTGGTGAGCGTTGCCAATCAGTTCTTCTGTACCGTCAATAATGGTTAGATAACGAGAAGCTTCCTGTTTCTTCGCTGTTTCTACCTTAACTTTATATTGAAGCATGATGTTGTAGCCTAAAACTAACACCAAAAGAACGGCTACTAAGACGATGATTAAACCAATATTCATATATTTGAGTCTGCTTATTATTTTCTATAGCTAACTGGAGAGGATACACGATTCCATTGTGTATCGGCACTCGTAAATTGCAATTTCTGATTATCTCTTGTTGAGCGAAATCGGCAATCAAAACTTACCAACTAATGTATGAGAATGAGGGTTGGGTTGCAAAGCGTTAGTGATATTTTTGTTTGTTAAGCTAGAAAAACTCAATTTTCCTGTCATTTTTGTGTTCTAAGCGTTATAACTATTAATTATATTACACGAGACTATAACGCTCTCTTTGCAAATAAGTTAGCACAGAAATGAGTAAAGGATTACGAGGTTAGATATGAAGTTACAGCAACTGAAGTACATTGTTGAGGTTCTAAACCATAACCTAAATGTTTCAGCTACAGCAGAGAGTTTGTACACATCTCAGCCTGGCATTAGTAAGCAAGTTAGATTACTTGAAGACGAATTAGGCATTCAGATTTTTGAGCGTAGCGGCAAGCATCTAACGCAGGTAACCCAAGCGGGTGAGGATATCATTCGTATCTCTCAAGAGATTTTGGCGCGCGTTGAAAGTATTAAAGCGGTAGCGGGTGAGCACACTCATCCAGAGATGGGTACATTGAATATTTCAACCACTCATACTCAAGCTCGTTATGCACTGCCTGATGTGATTAAAGGTTTCACTGCGCGTTACCCTAAAGTATCGCTTCACATGCACCAAGGCACGCCAAGCCAAATGTCAGAAGCCGTCGCTAAGGGTACAGCGAATTTTGCGATTGCAACGGAAGCGCTTCATTTATATCAAGACGCGATTATGCTGCCTTGTTATCACTGGAATCGCTCGATTGTTGTTACTAAAGATCACCCTCTAGCGCAAAAGAAATTAGTGTCAATTGAAGATCTTGCCGCCTATTCTCTAGTGACTTACGTCTTCGGCTTTACGGGACGCTCAGAACTCGATACCGCGTTCAACAAAGTTGGTCTAACACCTAGGGTTGTGTTTACCGCGACCGATGCTGACGTAATCAAAACCTATGTGCGTATGGGCATTGGTGTTGGTGTAATCGCAAGTATGGCGATTGACAACGAGCAAGATACTGATTTGGTTGCGATTGATGCGAGCCATCTATTTGGTGCGAGTACAACCAGCATTGGTTTTAGAAAGGGCACCTTCTTACGTTCTTACATGTTCGACTTTATGGAGCGTTTTGCACCACATCTAACTCGACCTGTTGTTGAGCAAGCAATTTCTCTTAAATCAAATGATGAAATTGAAGAGATGTTTAAGGATATCGAACTGCCGGTTCGTTAATCTCATCGTGTAGATCTAGATTATTATTCGGCCTGTATCTATAGGCCGTTTTTCTTTCTGGTTTCGAGCTTTCTTTGCTGCCCTCTTTATATCGAGCCTTTCCATTTCCGTTTGTTGCCCCTACAATCCACGCATCATAGGGGGAAGCATGCATTCACGATTTACAATTCTCGACTCATTCTTGTTAGAGCACCAAGTCTATTGGCGTTCAGAGCCTTTTCACCTCTGTCAAACTCAGCAACAGCCATGGGCTGATGTGAATCGTCCTCTTGTTGATTGGTTGGATAGTTTGAGTATCGAGAGAATTCAGACTCTCAAAGAACAACCGCAAGACTTGCTAGCTGAGGTTACGCGCTTCCTTCCACAGTTAGAGAAAGCCAATCAAAATATCCAGTTCAATCAAACTGCGCTTGTTGGGATCGATCTTCCGCGCGGAACTGCCGATGGTATTCCGGGTAGAAAGCTACAACAAATTGTTGCGATGGGAGAGGCTTCTCTTGAGCATCACCAAGGGCAAGAGTGGCTGGAATGGTGCTCTGGTAAAGGCTTTCTTGGTCGAATTCTATCTCAGCAATCTGACCAAAAAGTCACGAGCTTTGAATGGCAGCAATCGTTATGCGAAAGTGGACAAAAAATTGCTGATGACCAGAAATTAGAGATGAACTTTGTTCAAGGCGATGCTTTTTCAGAAAGCGCAGGTGATGTGTTTAATTCAAACCAACACGCTGTCGCTCTTCACGCTTGTGGCGACCTTCATGTCGAGTTAGTGAAAAAGTCGGTATCACATGGGCTTCCAGCAGTGACCATTTCCCCATGTTGCTACCATCTTATTCGTGATGAAACCTATCAACCGATGTCATCTGTCGCGAAAAGCTCGGCATTAGTATTGAGCAAGAGTGATTTAAGAATTCCACTTCAAGAAACGGTCACCGGTGGTGAAAGAGTCAAGAGACATCGTCAATTAGAGATGAGTTATCGTTTAGGCTTCAGTAAATTGCTCAAAGCCGAATTTAATATCGATGAATACATCCCAGTACCGAGCATCAAAAAATCAGAGCTATCTGAAGGGTTTGAATCATTTTGCCAGTGGGCTTCTGAAGTGAAAGAGATAACACTTGGTTCGGATATCGACTTTGAATCCTATCTTGCTCAAGGCGAGACGCTCTTCTGGGAAATGGAGAAGTTGAGTTTAGTTCAGCAAGTCTTTAGACGACCATTAGAGGTATGGCTCGCTTTGGACCGAGCTATTTACTTGCAAGAGCAAGGCTATGAGGCAACCATCGAAGAGTTTTGTGAGCGGACTGTCACGCCTCGAAACCTGTTGATTCATGGGGTTAAGAGCGACCGATAAACCACACAAGTATAAGATAGATCGTTGTTCATAGCTCACGAGCGATAGTGCTACAGATACAAAAAAGCCAGTTCGACGATGTCGGACTGGCTTTTTAATGTGTGTTGTAACTGAACGCTTCAACGAGAAAATTTTACGCTCAGTTAGTCACTACATCATTAGTTAAACATTGCGATTGCTTCAGCAGGGTCTACGTACTCTAGGTCAAAGCTCTCTGCAACTTCTTTACAAGTCACTTTACCGTGGATTACGTTTAGACCTTCTAGGAAACCTTCATCAGATAGAAGTGCTTCGCGGTAGCCTTTGTTCGCTAGCTTAACAATGTAAGGAAGTGTTGCATTGTTTAGTGCGTAAGTAGAAGTACGAGCAACGGCACCTGGCATGTTAGCAACACAGTAGTGAACTACGTCATCAACGATATAAGT is a genomic window containing:
- the rpsA gene encoding 30S ribosomal protein S1 is translated as MTESFAQLFEEFLSETEFQQGSIVKGTVVAIENGFVLVDAGLKSESAIPAEQFKNAAGELEVEVGAEVDVALDAVEDGFGETQLSREKAKRHEAWIVLEKACEEAETVVGIINGKVKGGFTVELNGIRAFLPGSLVDVRPIRDTAHLENKELEFKVIKLDQKRNNVVVSRRAVIESENSVERDELLETLQEGTEVKGIVKNLTDYGAFVDLGGVDGLLHITDMAWKRVKHPSEIVNVGDEILVKVLKFDRERTRVSLGLKQLGEDPWVAIAKRYPEGHKLSGRVTNLTDYGCFVEIEEGVEGLVHVSEMDWTNKNIHPSKVVNVGDEVEVMVLDIDEERRRISLGLKQCKANPWQSFAEMQAKGDKVTGKIKSITDFGIFIGLEGGIDGLVHLSDISWNAAGEEAVREYKKGDEISAVVLAVDAERERISLGVKQMENDPFNAYVADNKKGVLVNGTVTAVDAKGATIELIEGVEGYIRASEVSRDRIEDASLILSVGDSVEAKFTGVDRKNRVINLSIKAKDEADEQEAMASLNKSEEGAFGNAMADAFKAAKGE
- the ihfB gene encoding integration host factor subunit beta; the encoded protein is MTKSELIERLCAEQTHLSAKEIEDAVKDILEHMASTLESGDRIEIRGFGSFSLHYREPRVGRNPKTGDKVELEGKYVPHFKPGKELRERVNSGM
- a CDS encoding DUF1049 domain-containing protein — encoded protein: MKIIKIVAVIALFLIALALGSQNQTTVNFNYLLAQGDFHLSSLLGVVFVSGFGLAWLVFGNMHMRSQLKIHRLKKQLNKQSKQVAADTKA
- the lapB gene encoding lipopolysaccharide assembly protein LapB — translated: MLELLFLLLPIAAAYGWYMGNRNAQQEKQKQSHQISRQYVTGLNLLLSDQSDKAVDHFIELLQVDNETIDTHLALGNLFRSRGEVDRAIRIHQNLISRSGLTLDQKNLALQQLAKDYMVSGFLDRAEKIFEQLVEEPDHKEGALQQLVAIYQQTREWNKAIHYGNILVKLGKKKMKMRATVAHFWCELAMQEQADGNRSKALQHFKKALSEDPKCVRASIALGKFHLANEDYQKTIDCLESVLEQDIDFISEVLPTLAECYHKLGQEAQLVEFLKACIQKKAGVSAELMLAQLVAHHEDVGSAQELLTKQLVKNPTMKGFYRLIDYHLAEAEEGRAKDSLTTLQSMVGEQLKVKPHYRCRQCGFSTHSMYWHCPSCKGWGTIKPIRGLDGE
- the pyrF gene encoding orotidine-5'-phosphate decarboxylase produces the protein MNDQKIIVALDYDNQADALAFVDRIDPASCRLKVGKEMFTLFGPEFVRELHKRGFSVFLDLKFHDIPNTCSKAVRAAAELGVWMVNVHASGGERMMTASREILEPYGKDRPLLIGVTVLTSMEQSDLAGIGLDLEPQQQVMRLASLTKNSGLDGVVCSAQEASLLKGALGQEFKLVTPGIRPVGADVGDQKRIMTPSKAIESGSDYLVIGRPITQAIDPAAVLAEINGTLA
- a CDS encoding tRNA-(ms[2]io[6]A)-hydroxylase, with product MYQELLAPIHSFLKAETPDSWIDEAKKPENLHIILRDHMLCELKAAQSALFLIRKYAVDKESAKQLNEWILPYEQFAYRRIGDLESLRGKSNVSKQITAKEGCNYGADLIDKMVLLIKEELHHFYQVMELMEKKGVTYQPIEAGRYAKGLIKQVKTYEPDALVDKLIIGAFIEARSCERFAKLAPFLEEDMEKFYVSLLRSEARHYQDYLELAEQIAGKDISERIAHFAQVEADLITSEDSDFKFHSGAPV
- a CDS encoding DNA repair protein, which translates into the protein MNIGLIIVLVAVLLVLVLGYNIMLQYKVKVETAKKQEASRYLTIIDGTEELIGNAHHMPFSQDLLVCLNNRILDALENMYQLDPKNKQLAQRIESVKQQITQLKENYKGGESTAFRVPSSDKQAIMMLKLVKRLRDTVRNEHNKGRFETQAYVVENARLETIQIRINIENVIKRANDSISRGQPGTAIQLLRKGIDALATKNDSYSNQAKEKLQQMLNELDQKRQDKNAQDLQQMESKEREDDMDALFGQKKKW
- the cysB gene encoding HTH-type transcriptional regulator CysB, which codes for MKLQQLKYIVEVLNHNLNVSATAESLYTSQPGISKQVRLLEDELGIQIFERSGKHLTQVTQAGEDIIRISQEILARVESIKAVAGEHTHPEMGTLNISTTHTQARYALPDVIKGFTARYPKVSLHMHQGTPSQMSEAVAKGTANFAIATEALHLYQDAIMLPCYHWNRSIVVTKDHPLAQKKLVSIEDLAAYSLVTYVFGFTGRSELDTAFNKVGLTPRVVFTATDADVIKTYVRMGIGVGVIASMAIDNEQDTDLVAIDASHLFGASTTSIGFRKGTFLRSYMFDFMERFAPHLTRPVVEQAISLKSNDEIEEMFKDIELPVR
- a CDS encoding methyltransferase, whose amino-acid sequence is MHSRFTILDSFLLEHQVYWRSEPFHLCQTQQQPWADVNRPLVDWLDSLSIERIQTLKEQPQDLLAEVTRFLPQLEKANQNIQFNQTALVGIDLPRGTADGIPGRKLQQIVAMGEASLEHHQGQEWLEWCSGKGFLGRILSQQSDQKVTSFEWQQSLCESGQKIADDQKLEMNFVQGDAFSESAGDVFNSNQHAVALHACGDLHVELVKKSVSHGLPAVTISPCCYHLIRDETYQPMSSVAKSSALVLSKSDLRIPLQETVTGGERVKRHRQLEMSYRLGFSKLLKAEFNIDEYIPVPSIKKSELSEGFESFCQWASEVKEITLGSDIDFESYLAQGETLFWEMEKLSLVQQVFRRPLEVWLALDRAIYLQEQGYEATIEEFCERTVTPRNLLIHGVKSDR